From Calothrix sp. PCC 6303, a single genomic window includes:
- a CDS encoding filamentous hemagglutinin N-terminal domain-containing protein, translated as MNKQSFSFSTVNLFLLYFLIPNTPVYAQITSDGTLSTQVNSSNNLDFIIKNGNRSGENLFHSFKEFSIPSGGSVTFVNDLGIKNIITRITGTSTSNIDGLLKTNGSANLFLINPNGIVFGKNASLNIGGSLFTTTASSLVFADGSQFSATNPQALPLLTVSVPVGLQFGQVAKPIQFESTNLQLSNGQTLAALGGDIAVKGSNLSVPGGRIQLGSVAPGSFVKLTPINQDWLLGYVAVSKFQDIKISERALIATSDVGAGAGAIELRGKQIAIANRSEVGSVTLGNIPGQPISLEASDTIEMSDFSILASVSFGTAAAGDINIKAKSLLLRQGIIDASTNNLGAGGNINIKANGIDLFGVIQTGSNSRQLNGGDAGKIDISTQKLVLNNGGRISTTTSGTGDAGDILINAGESVTATGVGIINKNSFSSGIFSETKVQGFAPLINGNGGDIIVNTPRLFLKDGASISVAAINGSNGKAGILDINSVDSLTVAGSSFDTDGKSIPSSLLAISQGAASAGDLRIRAGKLIINDGGIVSVSSNNFGKAGDLQITANRTLLDNQGKIAAETMSGFGNINLNSQTLILRRGSSITTNAKGENISGGDININTEILAAFENSDISANSVDFRGGNITINTQSILGTEFRTTTTPDSDITATGANSSLNGNVIINTPDIDPSSSLIELPDSFSDRSRLITQGCPAFQGNSFTIIGRGGLPNLPNDMIRSNQTATIDWVKLNPPQTTQPPKVPKHHPKLITPKQIVEANSWIVNQSGEVELVTLSFQNHVNNFVSSGSKCNN; from the coding sequence ATGAACAAGCAGAGTTTCAGTTTTTCAACAGTCAATTTATTTCTTCTCTATTTTTTAATTCCCAATACTCCAGTTTACGCACAAATCACATCTGACGGAACCCTCTCTACTCAAGTTAACAGTAGTAACAACCTAGATTTTATTATTAAGAATGGTAATCGTTCAGGAGAAAATCTCTTTCATAGTTTTAAAGAGTTTTCCATTCCTTCAGGGGGTTCAGTAACATTTGTCAATGATTTAGGCATCAAAAACATCATTACCCGTATTACAGGTACATCAACCTCCAATATTGACGGTTTACTAAAAACTAATGGCTCTGCAAATCTATTTTTAATTAATCCCAATGGCATTGTTTTTGGGAAAAATGCGTCATTAAATATTGGTGGTTCCTTATTTACAACTACAGCAAGTAGTCTAGTTTTTGCCGATGGTAGCCAATTTAGTGCTACAAATCCTCAAGCTTTACCCTTATTAACTGTTAGCGTTCCGGTTGGTTTACAATTTGGGCAAGTTGCCAAACCGATTCAGTTTGAAAGTACGAATCTTCAGCTTTCAAATGGTCAGACGTTAGCAGCGTTAGGTGGTGATATTGCTGTTAAAGGCAGTAACTTGTCTGTACCAGGAGGACGGATTCAGTTGGGGAGTGTTGCACCAGGTAGCTTTGTTAAGCTTACTCCCATCAATCAAGATTGGCTGCTAGGGTATGTTGCAGTAAGTAAATTCCAAGATATCAAAATATCGGAAAGAGCATTAATTGCTACTAGTGATGTTGGTGCTGGGGCTGGGGCTATTGAGTTGCGAGGAAAGCAAATAGCGATCGCTAATAGATCTGAAGTGGGAAGTGTAACTTTGGGAAATATACCAGGACAACCCATCAGCTTAGAAGCATCAGATACCATAGAAATGAGTGATTTCAGTATCTTAGCAAGCGTTAGTTTTGGGACAGCAGCAGCTGGTGATATTAATATCAAAGCCAAATCATTACTTCTGCGACAAGGAATTATTGATGCATCCACCAATAATTTAGGGGCTGGGGGTAATATAAATATCAAAGCTAATGGTATTGATTTATTTGGAGTCATTCAAACTGGGAGCAATAGCCGTCAACTTAATGGTGGTGATGCTGGAAAAATTGACATTTCTACTCAAAAACTAGTTCTGAATAATGGTGGAAGAATTTCAACAACCACATCCGGAACCGGGGATGCAGGAGATATCCTCATTAATGCTGGTGAATCTGTGACAGCTACAGGTGTGGGAATTATCAACAAAAACAGTTTTTCCAGTGGCATTTTCTCCGAAACTAAAGTACAAGGATTTGCACCCCTAATAAATGGTAACGGTGGTGACATCATTGTGAATACACCGCGTTTATTCCTTAAAGATGGTGCGAGCATTTCGGTTGCTGCTATTAACGGTAGTAATGGCAAAGCTGGCATATTGGATATTAATTCTGTGGACTCATTAACTGTCGCAGGTAGTAGTTTTGATACAGATGGCAAATCAATTCCCAGTAGTTTATTAGCTATTAGTCAGGGTGCTGCAAGTGCTGGTGACTTGAGAATTAGGGCTGGTAAACTAATTATCAATGATGGGGGAATAGTCAGTGTTAGTAGCAATAATTTTGGGAAAGCAGGTGATTTGCAGATTACAGCTAACAGAACACTACTGGATAACCAAGGAAAAATTGCAGCCGAAACTATGTCGGGATTCGGGAATATTAATCTGAATTCCCAAACATTAATCTTGCGTCGTGGTAGCAGCATCACAACAAATGCCAAAGGAGAAAATATCAGCGGTGGTGATATTAATATCAATACAGAGATCCTCGCTGCTTTTGAAAATAGCGACATCAGCGCCAATTCTGTGGACTTTCGTGGTGGCAATATCACCATCAACACTCAAAGTATCTTGGGGACTGAGTTTCGCACCACAACTACCCCAGATAGCGATATTACAGCAACCGGGGCTAATTCGTCCCTAAACGGCAACGTCATTATTAATACACCAGATATAGATCCCAGTTCTAGCTTAATTGAGCTACCGGATAGTTTTAGCGATCGCTCTCGCCTAATTACCCAAGGCTGTCCTGCATTTCAAGGTAACTCATTCACAATTATTGGGCGCGGAGGTTTGCCGAATTTGCCAAATGACATGATTCGTAGCAATCAAACTGCAACTATCGATTGGGTAAAACTAAATCCCCCTCAAACCACGCAACCTCCTAAAGTTCCCAAGCATCACCCAAAATTAATCACTCCTAAGCAAATTGTTGAAGCAAATAGTTGGATAGTTAATCAATCTGGTGAAGTTGAGTTAGTCACTTTGTCTTTTCAGAATCATGTAAATAATTTTGTTTCCAGTGGCTCTAAATGTAATAATTAG
- a CDS encoding CHAT domain-containing protein, translating into MNKRLFQKVFIAIFTTLMIIVNPLFPININTSNTIAKAQDIANNPQNLLDKAQLLYQSGKFLDAAIALQTAATIFQQQGDKLKEATTLTNLSLTLNKLGQTDKAESTIIKSLNILTQLNSNLQNTSTQKILAESQEIQGQIQLDLGKTEQAIDSWKKSANIYISIKDESGFTRSLINQSIAQQNLGLYHQSRATLEQISPLLQKQQDSRVKAIALRSLGDVLQLVGDLDKSQEILQQSLDISKKVKSPTEISSTLISLGNNQMALGRRGSLQYSQADYSNFTPLTCVIDQSIKQSSTTSKNYSLANQLYTEAAAKSSSEIIKIQAELNHLQALQKLQKWSESENISRQIKSRLKKIPINQNTIFAQINLAQNSICLKKALNSNLITWREIADDLATAIQESRKIKSQRYEAYALGVLGGIYLEIKDILNAKKLTEEAVILAEKIKAIDIAYLWQWQLGYILNLQGNKKHAINSYIEAVNTLKSLRNDLVALNSDVQFSFRDNVEPVYRQFIDLLLQPENKNNQNYQISQNNLFLAREALELLQLTELENFFKVSCLLPQPKQIDEIVDKTDPTAAVIYPIILKDRLEIILKLPNQSQFRHYTIYETADKIENTLDKLQQYLREPDRINNVKTLSTQLYQWLISPLEADLANQSIKTLVFVLDGALRNIPMGVIYDQKNNQYLIQKYAIALAPGLQLIESTTLKRKNLEILAVGISKEREIDGRKFAELKNVATELEQIKTTITSSKGMINQNFTIKNIQNQIKEIPYTVVHIASHGEFSSNANKTFILTWEELLKVRDFDRLLRLRSQSESRAVELLVLSACQTASGDKRATLGLAGVAVKAGTRSTVATLWSVDDESTTEFMSQFYQELANMKLSKSEALRRAQIAILDKYKTPFYWAPYVLVGNWL; encoded by the coding sequence ATGAACAAGAGACTTTTTCAAAAAGTATTTATTGCTATATTCACCACTTTAATGATCATTGTTAATCCCCTATTCCCGATAAATATAAATACATCAAATACAATAGCAAAAGCTCAAGATATTGCTAATAATCCACAAAATTTGTTAGATAAAGCCCAGTTATTGTATCAATCTGGAAAATTTTTAGATGCCGCAATAGCTTTACAAACAGCAGCTACAATATTTCAGCAACAGGGAGACAAATTAAAAGAGGCAACAACGTTAACAAATCTTTCTTTGACTTTAAATAAACTTGGTCAAACAGATAAAGCTGAAAGCACAATCATAAAATCACTGAATATTCTTACTCAACTTAACTCTAACCTACAGAATACTTCCACTCAGAAAATACTTGCTGAATCTCAAGAAATTCAGGGACAAATACAACTAGACTTAGGTAAAACAGAGCAAGCTATAGATAGTTGGAAAAAATCTGCCAATATCTATATCTCAATTAAAGACGAATCTGGTTTTACCCGGAGTTTAATTAATCAAAGTATTGCCCAGCAAAATTTAGGACTTTATCACCAATCTCGTGCAACTTTAGAACAAATTTCTCCTCTTTTGCAAAAACAACAAGACAGCAGAGTTAAAGCTATAGCTTTACGCAGTCTTGGTGATGTATTACAATTAGTGGGTGATTTAGATAAATCTCAGGAAATATTACAGCAAAGTTTAGATATCAGTAAAAAAGTCAAATCTCCCACAGAAATTAGTTCTACCTTAATTAGTTTAGGGAATAATCAAATGGCTTTAGGAAGGCGAGGTAGCTTACAGTATAGTCAAGCAGATTACAGCAATTTTACACCACTAACTTGTGTCATAGATCAAAGTATTAAGCAATCTTCAACAACAAGTAAAAATTACTCTTTAGCAAATCAATTATATACTGAAGCTGCCGCAAAATCTTCCTCTGAAATCATCAAGATTCAAGCTGAATTAAACCATTTACAGGCATTGCAGAAATTACAAAAATGGTCAGAATCAGAAAATATCTCTCGCCAAATTAAATCTAGACTTAAAAAAATTCCAATTAATCAAAATACGATTTTTGCTCAAATTAACTTAGCGCAAAATTCCATCTGTCTCAAAAAAGCGCTAAATTCAAATTTAATCACTTGGAGAGAAATCGCTGATGATTTAGCAACAGCTATTCAAGAATCTAGAAAAATTAAAAGTCAACGTTATGAAGCTTATGCTTTGGGGGTTTTGGGAGGAATATATTTAGAAATAAAAGACATATTAAATGCCAAGAAACTGACAGAAGAAGCTGTGATTTTAGCGGAGAAAATTAAAGCAATAGATATTGCCTATTTATGGCAGTGGCAATTAGGATATATACTGAATTTACAGGGCAATAAAAAACATGCAATTAATTCTTATATTGAAGCAGTAAATACCCTAAAATCTTTAAGAAATGATTTAGTGGCTCTAAATTCAGATGTTCAATTTTCATTCAGGGATAATGTTGAACCAGTTTATCGACAATTTATTGATTTATTACTTCAACCTGAAAATAAGAATAATCAGAATTATCAAATTAGCCAAAATAATTTATTTTTAGCTCGTGAAGCCTTAGAATTACTACAATTAACCGAGTTAGAAAACTTTTTTAAAGTATCTTGTTTGCTACCTCAGCCAAAGCAAATAGATGAAATAGTTGATAAAACAGATCCTACTGCCGCTGTGATTTATCCAATTATTTTAAAAGACCGTTTAGAAATTATTCTCAAATTACCAAATCAATCCCAATTTAGACATTATACTATTTATGAAACAGCAGATAAAATTGAAAATACCTTAGATAAACTCCAGCAATATCTAAGGGAGCCAGATCGCATTAATAATGTAAAAACTTTATCTACTCAGTTATATCAATGGTTAATATCACCTTTAGAAGCAGATTTAGCAAATCAATCTATTAAAACATTAGTATTTGTCTTAGATGGGGCTTTAAGAAATATTCCCATGGGAGTTATCTACGATCAGAAAAATAATCAATATTTAATTCAAAAGTATGCGATAGCTTTAGCCCCAGGTTTGCAACTTATCGAATCAACAACTTTAAAAAGAAAAAATTTAGAAATTTTAGCAGTTGGAATTAGCAAAGAAAGAGAAATTGATGGTAGAAAGTTTGCTGAACTTAAAAATGTAGCAACCGAATTAGAGCAAATTAAAACAACAATTACTAGTAGTAAAGGAATGATAAATCAAAACTTTACGATAAAAAATATTCAAAACCAAATTAAAGAAATACCCTACACAGTTGTACATATTGCCAGTCATGGAGAATTTAGTTCAAACGCCAATAAAACTTTTATTCTTACTTGGGAAGAACTTTTAAAAGTGAGAGATTTTGATAGATTATTGCGGCTTCGTAGTCAAAGCGAATCGCGTGCAGTAGAGTTACTAGTATTAAGTGCATGTCAAACAGCATCGGGGGACAAACGAGCAACATTAGGACTTGCAGGTGTAGCTGTTAAAGCAGGTACTAGAAGTACAGTTGCTACTTTGTGGTCAGTAGATGATGAATCGACTACCGAGTTTATGAGCCAATTTTATCAAGAATTAGCTAATATGAAATTGAGTAAATCAGAAGCATTGCGTCGCGCTCAAATAGCTATATTAGATAAGTATAAAACTCCTTTTTATTGGGCACCTTATGTGCTTGTGGGGAACTGGTTGTAG
- a CDS encoding MOSC domain-containing protein, giving the protein MPHVAGIYIYPIKSLDGIEVQNAQILSSGALNFDREFAMFDRWGKYINGKRNPKVHLLRLYSHQEARTVSLHFPDSDSPQVFHLDDQRKSLTEALSDFFQQQVTLKQNTLMGFPDDTRSPGATIVSTATLIEVASWFPGVSVEQMRRRMRANIEIGGVEAFWEDKLFTTAENTVDFYIGDVLFKGVNPCLRCSVPTKDPDTGESYPHFQKIFAQQREKTLPDWKDSSEFKGFYRLTVNTRLDPSKGGKNIAVGAEIHFLQQ; this is encoded by the coding sequence ATGCCTCATGTTGCCGGGATCTACATTTACCCAATCAAATCCCTAGATGGTATCGAAGTTCAAAATGCCCAGATTCTCAGCAGTGGTGCATTAAATTTCGACCGCGAATTTGCTATGTTTGACCGTTGGGGTAAATATATTAATGGGAAGCGTAACCCCAAAGTACATTTATTACGATTATATTCTCACCAGGAAGCACGAACTGTATCCCTACATTTTCCAGACAGTGATTCCCCTCAAGTTTTTCACCTCGACGATCAAAGAAAGTCTCTAACTGAAGCTTTAAGTGATTTTTTCCAGCAACAAGTCACACTCAAACAAAATACACTCATGGGCTTTCCTGATGATACCAGATCGCCTGGAGCCACAATAGTGAGTACTGCCACACTCATAGAAGTCGCATCTTGGTTTCCTGGAGTAAGTGTTGAGCAAATGCGTCGTCGGATGCGTGCCAATATTGAAATTGGCGGAGTTGAGGCTTTTTGGGAAGATAAATTATTTACAACAGCAGAAAATACAGTTGATTTTTACATCGGAGATGTCTTATTCAAAGGTGTTAATCCCTGCTTACGTTGTTCTGTTCCCACAAAAGATCCTGATACAGGTGAATCTTACCCTCATTTCCAGAAAATATTTGCCCAGCAACGAGAAAAAACTTTGCCTGATTGGAAAGATTCGTCAGAATTTAAAGGTTTTTATCGATTAACTGTAAATACACGTTTAGATCCGTCTAAAGGGGGAAAAAATATCGCAGTTGGTGCAGAAATTCATTTTTTGCAGCAATAA
- the lepB gene encoding signal peptidase I: protein MPNKVSVSDQNSSWFPELFRTIILSVFLALGIRTFVAEARWIPSGSMEPTLHGTENQWEADKIIVDKLGYQFSQPVRGDIVVFSPTDELKKENYKDAFIKRIIGLPGDKVELKDDKVFINGKQLAETKYLSADQKTSIQVCTSGQQPPFLSQSVTIPNDQYLVLGDNRNYSYDGRCWGLVPRSNIIGRAVIRFWPLNKVGGLDKSPVYSETK from the coding sequence ATGCCCAATAAAGTATCCGTATCCGATCAAAACTCCTCTTGGTTTCCCGAATTATTTCGGACAATTATTCTCAGTGTCTTTTTAGCCTTGGGCATTCGGACTTTTGTTGCCGAAGCACGCTGGATTCCATCTGGTTCGATGGAACCAACTTTGCATGGAACAGAAAACCAATGGGAAGCTGATAAAATTATTGTTGATAAATTGGGATATCAGTTCTCTCAACCTGTGCGTGGTGATATTGTTGTATTCTCCCCAACCGATGAGTTAAAAAAAGAAAATTACAAAGATGCCTTTATCAAACGCATCATCGGTTTACCTGGCGACAAAGTAGAATTGAAGGACGATAAAGTTTTCATTAATGGTAAACAATTAGCAGAAACAAAATATCTTTCAGCAGACCAAAAAACCTCGATTCAAGTTTGCACCTCCGGACAACAACCCCCATTTTTATCTCAATCTGTCACCATTCCTAATGACCAGTATCTTGTACTTGGTGATAATCGTAACTATAGTTACGATGGTCGTTGTTGGGGTCTTGTCCCCCGTAGTAATATTATCGGTCGTGCTGTCATCCGTTTTTGGCCCCTCAATAAGGTCGGTGGATTAGATAAATCTCCTGTATATTCTGAAACAAAGTAG
- the lepB gene encoding signal peptidase I, translated as MPHKVSVSNQNSSWFPELFRTILLSIFLALGIRTFVAEARWIPTDSMKPTLKGYKDQLKADKIIVDKLGYNFSVPQRGDIVVFSATEKLKEEGFTDAFVKRVIALPGEQVELRNDKVFIDGKQLLETKYLTAEQKTSLGVCASGLQTPFLSQSVKIPSEHYLVLGDNRIDSYDGRCWGLVPRANIIGRAVIRFWPPQKIGRIDKEPVYYETN; from the coding sequence ATGCCTCATAAAGTATCTGTATCCAATCAAAACTCCTCTTGGTTTCCCGAATTATTCCGGACAATTCTCCTCAGTATCTTTTTAGCCTTGGGAATTCGGACTTTTGTCGCTGAAGCCAGATGGATTCCCACCGATTCGATGAAACCAACTTTAAAAGGGTATAAAGATCAGCTTAAGGCAGATAAAATCATCGTAGATAAGTTAGGATACAATTTTTCTGTACCTCAACGTGGTGATATTGTCGTATTTTCTGCAACCGAAAAATTAAAAGAAGAAGGCTTTACAGATGCTTTTGTTAAACGTGTAATCGCTTTACCTGGTGAGCAGGTTGAACTCAGGAATGATAAGGTTTTTATAGATGGCAAACAGTTGCTAGAAACAAAATATCTAACAGCAGAGCAAAAAACTTCCCTTGGAGTTTGCGCCTCTGGACTACAAACCCCATTTTTATCCCAGTCTGTGAAAATACCTAGCGAGCATTACCTAGTGTTGGGTGACAATCGAATTGATAGCTACGATGGTCGTTGTTGGGGTCTTGTTCCCCGTGCTAACATTATCGGGCGGGCAGTAATCCGTTTTTGGCCCCCTCAAAAAATTGGTCGGATAGATAAAGAACCTGTATATTATGAGACAAATTAG
- a CDS encoding dihydroorotase: MSSPTNLLIRHAQIILPNGETMIGDVLIRDRLIVEVSPVISSAPTTEAITEVDADGLTLLPGVIDPQVHFREPGLEYKENLFSASCACAKGGVTSFLEMPNTRPLTANQEALDDKLHRASQKSLVNYGFFIGATGDNLTELLAANPTPGIKIFMGSMHGALLMDDEAKLEAIFAEGKRLIAVHAEDQARINQRRQEFAGIHDPAIHSQIQDNEAALLATKLALKLSKKYQRRLHILHMSTAEEAELLRQDKPSWVTAEVTPQHLVLNIDAYKTIGTLAQMNPPLRSHHDNEVLWQALRDGVIDFIATDHAPHTLEEKAQTYPNSPSGMPGVETSLAVMLTAAMEGKCTVAQVVNWMSTAVARAYGIPNKGAIAPGYDADLVLVDLQNYSPVLQEELLTKCGWSPFAGWNLTGWAKTTIVGGQIVYAEGKVNTEVRGQALKFE, encoded by the coding sequence ATGTCATCTCCTACTAATTTACTTATTCGCCACGCTCAGATCATTTTACCCAACGGTGAGACTATGATTGGGGATGTGCTGATACGCGATCGCCTAATCGTTGAAGTTTCACCAGTTATCTCTAGCGCACCCACAACAGAAGCAATCACAGAGGTTGACGCAGATGGTTTAACTTTGTTGCCAGGAGTGATTGATCCCCAGGTGCATTTTCGGGAACCGGGGTTGGAATATAAGGAAAACTTATTTAGTGCCAGCTGTGCTTGTGCCAAAGGTGGTGTAACGTCCTTCTTAGAAATGCCCAACACCCGTCCTTTAACTGCTAATCAGGAAGCTTTAGATGACAAGTTACACCGTGCATCACAAAAAAGCTTGGTTAATTATGGTTTTTTTATTGGTGCAACTGGCGATAATTTGACAGAATTACTTGCAGCAAACCCCACACCAGGTATTAAAATTTTCATGGGTTCGATGCATGGTGCTTTGTTGATGGACGATGAAGCTAAATTAGAGGCGATTTTTGCGGAAGGAAAACGCCTGATTGCAGTCCATGCAGAAGATCAAGCTAGAATTAATCAACGCCGTCAAGAATTTGCTGGGATTCACGATCCCGCCATTCATTCCCAAATCCAAGATAATGAAGCGGCACTTTTGGCGACAAAATTGGCTTTGAAATTGTCAAAAAAATATCAACGACGCTTACATATTCTCCACATGTCCACTGCCGAAGAAGCAGAGTTACTGCGTCAAGATAAACCCAGTTGGGTGACAGCCGAAGTTACACCCCAACATTTAGTTTTAAACATTGATGCCTATAAAACAATTGGCACACTAGCGCAGATGAATCCACCATTGCGATCGCATCACGACAATGAGGTACTATGGCAGGCACTACGAGACGGTGTGATTGATTTTATCGCCACAGATCACGCCCCTCACACCCTAGAAGAAAAAGCCCAAACTTACCCCAATAGTCCTTCGGGAATGCCGGGAGTCGAAACATCCCTAGCTGTAATGTTAACTGCCGCAATGGAGGGAAAATGTACAGTTGCTCAAGTTGTTAACTGGATGTCTACAGCAGTGGCACGAGCTTATGGTATTCCGAATAAGGGCGCGATCGCACCCGGCTATGATGCTGATTTAGTCCTCGTAGATTTACAAAACTATAGTCCTGTTTTACAAGAAGAACTCCTAACTAAATGTGGTTGGAGTCCATTCGCAGGTTGGAATCTCACCGGATGGGCAAAGACAACTATTGTGGGTGGTCAAATTGTCTATGCTGAAGGTAAAGTAAATACCGAAGTACGCGGTCAAGCTTTAAAATTTGAGTAA
- a CDS encoding HEAT repeat domain-containing protein, giving the protein MNNTINSQNSQLSADETDALLEVVNTQLDDKTFNIDDQKILKQMVESLGDGRGMIRFSFAEALGDIGKPATPFLIAALSQHINVAVRRASAKTLTLIADPKAVPTLVDSLLYDRDTVVKGSVVGALAKTGETSVPALLQIIASNEYPESSKGLATWALAFVGLGAKEYVYKAIHSKSPEVRAAVIGSIATITQENPEANAVAILLEAINDPVSFVRCEATTALSNIKYTPAVPKLIDLLANHADWKTRKAAALALMKIGETAAIQPLQAALVKEKEAPVVAAIKSAIAQLDKLVITDDW; this is encoded by the coding sequence ATGAACAATACAATTAACTCCCAAAATAGCCAATTATCTGCCGACGAAACAGACGCACTTTTAGAAGTAGTGAACACTCAACTTGATGATAAAACTTTTAATATTGATGATCAAAAAATCCTCAAACAGATGGTGGAAAGCTTAGGTGATGGACGAGGGATGATTCGTTTTAGCTTTGCTGAAGCTTTGGGTGATATTGGGAAACCTGCAACTCCGTTTTTGATAGCTGCCCTTTCTCAACATATTAATGTGGCAGTACGCAGGGCATCTGCGAAAACTCTAACATTGATTGCTGACCCAAAAGCTGTTCCCACCTTAGTTGATTCCTTACTTTACGATAGAGATACGGTGGTAAAGGGTTCGGTGGTGGGTGCATTGGCAAAAACGGGAGAAACATCAGTACCTGCATTGTTACAAATTATCGCCTCAAATGAATATCCCGAAAGTTCAAAAGGTCTGGCGACATGGGCTTTAGCTTTTGTGGGTTTAGGTGCCAAAGAGTATGTGTACAAAGCAATACATTCAAAATCGCCAGAAGTGCGGGCAGCGGTAATTGGTTCCATTGCCACGATTACCCAGGAAAATCCGGAAGCAAACGCTGTTGCTATTTTGCTGGAAGCCATAAATGACCCTGTATCATTTGTTCGTTGTGAAGCAACAACAGCTTTAAGTAATATTAAATACACGCCAGCAGTACCAAAATTGATTGATTTATTGGCAAATCACGCAGATTGGAAAACCCGCAAAGCAGCCGCCTTAGCTTTGATGAAAATTGGTGAAACCGCTGCTATACAGCCATTACAAGCCGCGTTGGTAAAGGAAAAAGAAGCTCCAGTAGTGGCTGCAATTAAAAGCGCGATCGCGCAATTGGACAAACTAGTAATTACAGACGACTGGTAA